A window of Psychromonas sp. CNPT3 contains these coding sequences:
- a CDS encoding type II and III secretion system protein family protein encodes MVKSIIAGSLFFLLAFSAQAKTLNVTLDQAKLLVLPKTAKSIFIASDRVADYQTLTNTKIMIFGKRVGSTSLYVLDARENVIYSATVKVNHNVQELNALIKHEFPNAQVHSESTAGKLFLKGQVSTPSIAEKIVRLAEGYVSSNGGKSESAGAATEGGAQDDQQGGESAQSTQNTQELINQLVITMPTQVNLRVRIAEVSRNVSNKLGIKWGAQNIGTISGTFGTKNWLPNVKFPDLSIMIDALASNGLISILAEPNLTAISGERASFLVGGEIPLPVVFGDSANIIYKPFGVRLDFKPTVLSANRIRLQIEPEVSTIAPRTNVQIGGSSLPVFITRKASTTIELASGQSFAIGGLLQSKDIEQLQKIPLLGDIPILGALFRSSEFQREETELIIIATVYLVQPTRSDKFSLPTDGLLPLSDIERLLAWPHKKVTPTTMGSFSSTPSQPRLLGDNGFYY; translated from the coding sequence ATGGTAAAAAGCATCATAGCAGGATCTCTATTTTTTCTACTCGCATTTAGTGCACAAGCTAAAACCTTAAATGTCACACTTGATCAAGCAAAATTATTAGTGTTGCCTAAAACAGCAAAATCTATTTTTATTGCCAGTGATCGCGTGGCCGATTACCAAACCTTAACCAACACAAAAATAATGATTTTTGGGAAACGAGTGGGTTCAACGTCTTTATATGTTCTCGATGCACGTGAAAATGTGATTTATTCCGCCACGGTCAAAGTAAATCATAATGTGCAGGAGCTCAATGCCCTGATAAAACATGAATTTCCAAATGCACAGGTGCACAGCGAATCGACTGCAGGTAAACTTTTTTTAAAAGGCCAAGTCAGCACCCCCAGTATTGCTGAGAAAATTGTGCGTTTAGCCGAAGGTTACGTCTCAAGTAATGGAGGGAAATCAGAAAGTGCAGGTGCTGCTACTGAAGGTGGCGCTCAAGACGACCAACAGGGCGGAGAGTCCGCACAATCTACCCAAAATACACAAGAATTAATCAATCAGTTAGTGATCACGATGCCGACGCAAGTCAATTTACGTGTGCGCATTGCTGAAGTGTCACGTAATGTCTCTAATAAATTAGGGATCAAGTGGGGCGCGCAAAATATTGGCACCATTTCAGGTACCTTTGGCACTAAAAATTGGTTACCCAACGTTAAGTTTCCAGACCTTTCAATAATGATTGATGCCTTAGCCAGCAACGGCCTTATCTCTATTTTAGCCGAGCCCAACCTAACCGCTATCAGTGGCGAGCGTGCATCCTTTTTAGTGGGTGGTGAGATCCCTCTTCCCGTTGTCTTTGGCGATAGCGCCAATATTATCTATAAACCTTTTGGTGTTCGTTTAGATTTTAAGCCGACCGTACTAAGTGCTAATCGTATCCGTCTGCAAATAGAGCCTGAAGTTAGCACCATTGCACCGCGTACCAATGTACAGATAGGTGGCTCTTCTTTACCTGTCTTTATTACCCGTAAAGCATCGACCACGATTGAACTCGCCAGTGGCCAAAGTTTTGCCATTGGCGGATTATTACAATCTAAAGATATAGAGCAATTACAAAAAATACCCCTACTTGGTGATATTCCTATTTTAGGTGCGTTATTTAGATCCAGTGAATTTCAACGTGAAGAAACTGAGCTTATCATTATCGCCACTGTCTATTTAGTGCAGCCGACACGAAGCGATAAATTTTCTTTGCCGACCGATGGCCTTCTTCCTCTTAGCGATATTGAGCGTTTGCTCGCTTGGCCTCATAAAAAAGTGACACCCACTACTATGGGATCATTCTCTTCTACCCCCTCTCAGCCTCGTTTGCTGGGCGATAACGGATTTTATTACTAA
- a CDS encoding type II secretion system F family protein, which produces MIILAALFVFSLFILVSVYLGWQEYQQSHCVKKRLRQLSKHTQVRADSHLFHWQKKLSPLAHLFKNISTRIDALFAHNRKKLILSLLLICGVTWYFSASFNIYSRLLLLVVVPVIAFLISYWFIRAQQIKEFEHSFPQVIEQISRAVAAGISVPQAIAQVPEYQQGLLAHEFSLLRDRLEIGISLKQALQQSTYRLPYSGFHFFSVALILNQENGGQLREVLHSLSRTLHNNHAIKMKIKSLTAEPRMTALVLACLPLCLISVMYFKSPASFAVLTDTPTGNDVLMYVIGSMALGLGIINVLTKVRAQ; this is translated from the coding sequence ATGATCATTCTCGCAGCCCTGTTTGTTTTCTCTCTTTTTATACTGGTATCGGTATATTTAGGTTGGCAAGAATATCAACAATCGCATTGCGTCAAAAAACGTTTACGTCAATTATCCAAGCACACACAGGTGCGCGCAGACTCGCATCTGTTTCATTGGCAAAAAAAATTAAGTCCTTTGGCGCATTTATTCAAAAATATCAGTACGCGTATTGATGCTTTATTTGCACACAATCGGAAAAAACTGATCTTATCTCTTTTATTGATTTGCGGCGTGACTTGGTATTTCAGTGCCTCATTTAATATCTACAGTCGCTTGCTACTTTTAGTTGTTGTGCCTGTTATCGCTTTTTTGATCAGTTATTGGTTTATTCGCGCGCAACAAATAAAAGAATTTGAACATAGCTTCCCACAGGTCATTGAGCAAATTTCACGTGCAGTGGCTGCCGGAATTTCAGTGCCACAAGCCATTGCGCAAGTGCCTGAATATCAACAGGGCTTACTCGCGCATGAGTTTTCTTTATTACGTGATCGCTTAGAAATAGGGATAAGCCTTAAACAAGCATTACAACAAAGCACCTATCGACTCCCTTATTCAGGATTCCATTTTTTTAGTGTTGCACTGATTTTAAACCAAGAAAATGGCGGACAACTGCGTGAAGTGCTACACAGCTTAAGTCGCACTTTACATAACAATCATGCCATTAAAATGAAAATAAAAAGTTTAACTGCCGAGCCTCGCATGACAGCGTTAGTACTCGCATGCTTACCCTTATGTTTAATTAGCGTGATGTATTTCAAATCACCCGCCTCTTTTGCAGTGCTCACCGACACCCCCACCGGAAACGACGTTTTAATGTACGTTATCGGTAGCATGGCCTTAGGGTTAGGTATCATTAATGTATTAACCAAGGTAAGAGCACAATGA
- a CDS encoding Flp family type IVb pilin, whose amino-acid sequence MNNKKINNKSKQRGAAAIEYAILAAAMSIVMFNFLGEDGSLTQAINGTFESVVTKLESIQEK is encoded by the coding sequence ATGAACAATAAAAAAATAAATAACAAAAGTAAACAACGTGGTGCTGCTGCCATTGAGTACGCTATTTTAGCCGCCGCTATGTCGATTGTAATGTTTAACTTTTTAGGTGAAGACGGCTCATTAACACAGGCTATCAACGGTACCTTTGAAAGTGTCGTCACCAAACTTGAAAGCATTCAAGAAAAATAA
- a CDS encoding TadE/TadG family type IV pilus assembly protein codes for MRLLQRPKKLRSQQSGAATLEFVFTFIPLFVMCLLMLEICRYMITSSVLDVALSNATRQVIVTPVNSDVSAQLKQLIDAKKWPLINAKNITINAQYFTDFKALVKQQSDSVHHGQIYAKYILSYSYTPLLLSFSGFSFSKLSSFKRSILITHENFI; via the coding sequence TTGCGCCTATTACAACGCCCTAAAAAACTTCGATCGCAGCAATCGGGCGCTGCGACATTAGAGTTTGTTTTTACTTTTATCCCACTGTTTGTGATGTGTTTACTCATGCTTGAAATTTGCCGCTATATGATCACCAGTAGCGTGTTAGATGTCGCATTGAGTAATGCCACTCGCCAAGTGATCGTGACGCCCGTTAATAGTGATGTTTCTGCGCAGTTAAAGCAACTGATAGACGCTAAAAAATGGCCTTTAATTAACGCCAAAAACATCACGATCAACGCCCAATATTTTACTGATTTTAAAGCACTAGTGAAGCAACAAAGTGACAGCGTACACCATGGCCAAATCTACGCTAAATATATTTTGAGCTATTCCTATACGCCTTTATTACTGTCCTTTTCCGGCTTCTCTTTTTCAAAGTTAAGCTCTTTTAAACGTAGTATTTTGATAACCCATGAAAACTTTATTTAA
- a CDS encoding CpaD family pilus assembly lipoprotein: protein MRLLLTILLSSALLACTSQPMPHAPEIPVQVLTDQFALTLQGNTLNTLDKKTLQQFFSKRGDPSNLRVRLTLHTRAGMAQKKQLQKLLKTWRITADQLEIFSGPQEKQQASAADFTFVVESYRALARHCQAQKDASIILNNFKRNPNFGCANSNALALMIANPRELLRSATLAPMEGRKAVSIIESYYSQPTQRLNQSSPISGAMSGSTGN, encoded by the coding sequence ATGCGACTATTACTCACAATATTACTCAGTAGCGCCTTATTAGCGTGTACCAGCCAACCGATGCCCCATGCACCCGAGATCCCAGTACAAGTATTAACGGATCAGTTTGCCTTAACACTACAAGGCAATACATTAAATACGCTCGACAAAAAAACATTACAGCAGTTTTTCTCCAAACGAGGCGACCCAAGTAATTTAAGAGTGCGTTTAACGTTACATACTCGTGCGGGCATGGCGCAAAAAAAACAACTCCAAAAACTCTTAAAAACATGGCGTATCACGGCAGATCAACTAGAGATATTCAGCGGGCCACAAGAAAAACAACAGGCATCAGCAGCAGATTTTACCTTTGTTGTTGAATCTTACCGCGCCTTAGCGCGGCACTGCCAAGCTCAAAAAGATGCCAGTATCATTCTCAATAATTTTAAACGAAATCCTAATTTTGGTTGTGCTAATAGTAATGCACTCGCGTTAATGATTGCCAACCCGAGAGAATTATTACGCAGTGCCACATTAGCACCGATGGAAGGCAGAAAAGCAGTCTCTATTATTGAGAGTTACTACAGCCAACCGACGCAACGACTCAATCAATCATCACCTATTTCGGGTGCGATGTCTGGATCCACAGGAAACTAA
- a CDS encoding CpaF family protein, with the protein MFGQPSNPSHTLPVVNNNPQQATRAPENKSATDVARQLSRFSLIQSEVMQAIEPAVVIKLSREELEKRTFEAVGEIAYQHQFPIGAQEQKKISDQLVNEMLGLGPLQCLLDDPDVTDIMVNGPNEVFIETHGKLKRTDIRFRNEDHLLNLARRIVSGVGRRIDESSPMVDARLADGSRVNILIPPLALNGTCISIRKFSDNKHSLQQLAALGAMSDEMASLLDVIARCRVNVLISGGTGAGKTTLLNAISFGISPDERIITIEDAAELKLMQPHVVSIETRPSNMEGLVAIDQSILLKNALRMRPDRIILGEIRGAEAFDMMQAMNTGHDGSMCTLHANSPIDALIRLENMLLMSEAQLPLTALRRQIASTINIVIQIERMRDGKRRVVNITELVGLEGEQYLSQDLFHFEKQSQDLEGNISGQFICSKTLPRFAEKAHYYNLTKQLKSAMGIHA; encoded by the coding sequence ATGTTTGGACAGCCTTCTAACCCAAGCCACACGTTGCCCGTCGTCAACAATAACCCGCAGCAAGCCACGCGCGCGCCCGAAAACAAATCGGCAACAGATGTCGCGCGCCAGTTATCACGCTTTAGCTTGATCCAAAGTGAAGTAATGCAAGCAATTGAGCCTGCTGTGGTGATAAAACTATCACGAGAAGAGCTAGAAAAGCGCACTTTTGAAGCCGTCGGTGAGATTGCTTACCAACATCAATTTCCGATTGGCGCACAAGAGCAAAAAAAGATTAGCGATCAATTAGTTAATGAAATGCTCGGCTTGGGCCCCTTACAATGTTTACTCGATGATCCCGACGTCACCGATATTATGGTAAATGGACCTAATGAGGTTTTTATTGAAACCCATGGTAAATTAAAGCGCACTGATATTCGTTTTAGAAATGAAGATCACCTTCTAAATTTAGCACGCAGAATAGTCAGTGGCGTTGGCAGACGCATTGATGAAAGTAGTCCGATGGTTGATGCACGTTTAGCCGATGGGAGTCGCGTCAATATTTTGATCCCACCATTAGCGCTCAATGGCACCTGTATTTCTATTCGTAAATTCAGCGATAACAAGCATAGTTTGCAACAGTTAGCAGCCCTTGGCGCCATGTCAGATGAGATGGCATCATTACTTGATGTTATTGCACGTTGCCGCGTGAATGTTTTAATCTCCGGCGGGACTGGCGCAGGGAAAACCACACTGCTTAACGCTATCTCGTTTGGCATTTCACCCGATGAGCGCATTATTACCATTGAAGATGCAGCTGAATTAAAACTTATGCAACCCCATGTAGTCAGCATCGAAACACGTCCCAGCAATATGGAAGGCTTAGTGGCGATAGATCAATCTATCTTGCTTAAAAATGCATTACGTATGCGCCCCGATCGTATTATTTTAGGTGAGATCCGCGGCGCAGAAGCCTTTGATATGATGCAAGCAATGAATACAGGCCATGATGGCTCAATGTGTACACTGCATGCGAATAGCCCTATTGATGCCTTGATCCGTTTAGAAAACATGCTCCTGATGTCCGAAGCACAATTGCCTTTAACGGCCCTACGCAGACAAATTGCCAGTACCATTAATATTGTGATCCAAATTGAGCGCATGCGTGATGGTAAAAGACGTGTTGTAAATATCACCGAATTAGTCGGACTTGAAGGCGAGCAGTATTTAAGCCAAGACTTATTCCATTTTGAAAAGCAATCTCAAGATTTAGAAGGTAATATTTCTGGCCAATTTATCTGTAGTAAAACGTTACCGCGTTTTGCAGAAAAAGCCCATTACTACAATTTAACCAAGCAACTCAAAAGCGCGATGGGTATACACGCATGA
- the cpaB gene encoding Flp pilus assembly protein CpaB: MTAKRLMYFSVFISLIGLLGLFMSVSSPTAPALIKEENKTLTILVSSQEIKSGRLYSASIFAWKKVPESDLAEQIDYIQKIDFNNKAYKKSIVTGDLPAGHIMSQSDFLTLEDGAFLSVLLRPGYRAVSVGVDHITANSGLIRPGDHVDVLLLASKEKELRSTGNETRSLYVKTIVQNVRVLALNDALQIDRYQEEKKRNKGMLPEKSAVTLEVLPAQANTVILANQLGTLSMLLRNSSDNSILANTQVDIGDIFPEIKQVQPDIGLIEFRAKQKQVLNTVSGEQW, translated from the coding sequence ATGACAGCAAAACGTTTAATGTATTTTTCTGTTTTTATTTCACTCATCGGTCTCTTGGGACTATTTATGAGTGTGTCTTCGCCTACCGCGCCGGCGCTGATAAAAGAAGAAAATAAAACACTTACTATTCTTGTAAGTTCTCAAGAAATAAAATCAGGTCGCCTGTATAGCGCCTCTATCTTTGCGTGGAAAAAAGTACCTGAAAGTGATTTAGCCGAGCAAATTGATTACATTCAAAAAATAGACTTTAACAATAAAGCTTATAAAAAAAGTATTGTGACCGGCGATCTTCCGGCCGGCCATATTATGAGTCAATCGGATTTCTTAACTCTTGAAGATGGCGCGTTCTTGTCTGTTCTACTTCGCCCGGGATACCGAGCTGTCTCCGTTGGCGTTGATCACATCACCGCAAATTCGGGTCTTATTCGCCCAGGGGATCATGTCGATGTATTACTGCTTGCTTCTAAAGAAAAAGAATTACGCTCGACAGGCAATGAAACGCGTAGCTTATATGTAAAAACCATTGTGCAAAATGTACGCGTTTTAGCCCTTAACGATGCACTACAAATTGATCGTTACCAAGAAGAGAAAAAAAGAAACAAAGGCATGCTCCCTGAAAAAAGTGCGGTCACTTTAGAGGTGCTACCCGCACAGGCCAATACGGTTATTTTAGCTAATCAGTTGGGCACGCTATCAATGCTACTTAGAAATAGCAGTGATAATAGTATATTAGCAAACACACAAGTTGATATTGGCGATATTTTCCCTGAAATTAAACAAGTTCAGCCTGATATCGGTTTAATTGAATTTAGAGCAAAACAGAAACAAGTCTTAAACACAGTGAGTGGCGAACAATGGTAA
- a CDS encoding tetratricopeptide repeat protein, with amino-acid sequence MILKRISNTLLSVVFCFTLSACVSTDAQQNKKIDERDLARISIEAGHIDKGITLYRDLLSKQPEDTDLLYLIGRAYNQMPDAQLALHYLDKASALLNAKKISVPAKILGEQGRAKLALLERDSALSLLQQASKIDPNDALVQNSLGLCYALGDKFTLARGAFINALAITPANLQYRNNLALAWILDKQPEKGVAMLYPIYLSGKSTVKIRQNLALAFAMQGNLKGAKSLASKDLNSTQLKKNMQFYQQFQKGADFAPITTP; translated from the coding sequence ATGATTTTAAAGCGCATTTCAAACACTCTGCTAAGCGTTGTATTTTGTTTTACGCTCTCTGCCTGCGTGAGCACGGACGCGCAGCAAAACAAAAAAATAGATGAACGCGATTTAGCGCGTATCTCCATAGAAGCCGGACATATCGATAAAGGTATTACCTTATATCGAGACCTATTATCTAAACAACCAGAAGATACTGACTTACTCTATTTGATCGGGCGTGCCTATAACCAAATGCCCGATGCACAACTTGCTTTACATTATTTAGATAAAGCCAGCGCCCTACTTAATGCCAAAAAAATCAGTGTTCCCGCCAAAATATTAGGAGAGCAAGGACGTGCTAAATTAGCGCTCCTTGAACGCGATAGCGCGTTATCGTTATTACAACAAGCGAGTAAAATAGATCCTAATGATGCGCTAGTGCAAAATAGCCTTGGGCTATGTTACGCCTTAGGAGACAAATTCACTTTAGCGCGTGGCGCCTTTATTAATGCGCTGGCGATAACGCCTGCGAACCTTCAATATCGCAATAATTTAGCATTAGCTTGGATCTTAGATAAACAGCCAGAAAAGGGGGTTGCGATGCTCTACCCCATTTACTTATCAGGGAAAAGCACAGTAAAAATACGCCAAAATTTGGCCTTAGCGTTTGCTATGCAAGGCAATCTTAAGGGCGCAAAGTCATTAGCCAGTAAAGACTTAAATAGTACGCAACTCAAAAAGAACATGCAGTTTTATCAACAATTTCAAAAAGGAGCAGATTTTGCGCCTATTACAACGCCCTAA
- a CDS encoding MinD/ParA family protein gives MMQKNANISTSSLSNASCLYVTKDADLARLFSSHLKSMGITQHFHYQNDPQNIQDHCATYGQPSFLIMDLRAFNDMDAKKLIRQLTATLNLPLIVMGENDSINFYRDLLKIGVTEYLTLPLQADLLNEAIHLVLNANTEISGTNKKQQGLRISVASAKGGAGCSTILSNLAWQLAEDKKQQVACADLDFVSGDLDLHFNVSANNRLIEMLQFPDRLEPLVFKRSAIKVTDNLVLFSGYSQQLEQSFWPGLLAFDEISLFCQKQVHYLLWDIPSFSLRDSLGFEALASADVCLVVMQPTLSSIRHTQQLLDKLKNRDNLRIILVLNHTKPEKSSLISAIDVAQTLGKKPDIEIPYCPDDMLASTTLGVPAFTRHKKLRLAFKQLHALIAGNSVSAQPSLLQQWLRKA, from the coding sequence ATGATGCAAAAAAATGCCAATATAAGTACCTCTTCATTGTCTAATGCATCTTGTCTTTATGTGACAAAAGACGCGGATTTAGCCAGATTATTTTCATCTCATTTGAAAAGCATGGGGATAACGCAACACTTTCACTATCAAAATGATCCTCAAAATATACAAGATCATTGTGCGACATATGGACAACCATCCTTTTTAATCATGGATTTACGTGCCTTTAATGATATGGATGCAAAAAAATTAATCCGCCAACTCACTGCAACATTAAACCTACCTTTAATTGTAATGGGCGAAAATGACAGTATTAATTTTTATCGTGATTTATTAAAAATAGGGGTAACGGAGTATCTAACATTACCCTTACAAGCTGATTTGTTAAATGAAGCTATTCACCTTGTTTTAAATGCCAATACCGAAATTAGTGGCACCAATAAAAAACAACAAGGTCTACGTATCAGCGTTGCCAGTGCAAAAGGGGGCGCGGGTTGTAGTACTATCCTTAGTAACCTTGCTTGGCAATTAGCCGAAGATAAAAAACAGCAGGTTGCCTGTGCTGATTTGGATTTTGTGAGCGGGGATTTAGACTTACATTTTAATGTCAGTGCGAATAACCGTTTAATTGAAATGCTTCAATTTCCAGATCGCTTAGAGCCCCTGGTTTTTAAACGTAGCGCAATTAAAGTAACCGATAACTTGGTGCTATTTAGTGGCTATAGCCAACAACTCGAACAATCTTTCTGGCCGGGACTGTTAGCCTTTGATGAGATCTCTCTTTTTTGCCAAAAACAAGTGCATTATCTCCTCTGGGATATCCCCTCTTTTAGTTTACGCGACAGTCTTGGCTTTGAAGCACTGGCAAGTGCGGATGTTTGTTTAGTGGTAATGCAACCCACGTTATCTTCAATTCGTCATACTCAGCAATTATTAGATAAATTAAAAAACCGTGATAACTTGCGCATTATATTAGTTTTAAATCACACAAAACCTGAAAAATCATCTTTGATTTCAGCGATTGATGTTGCACAAACACTGGGTAAAAAACCCGATATTGAGATCCCATACTGCCCTGATGACATGCTGGCTTCAACCACACTTGGCGTACCCGCCTTTACGCGCCATAAAAAGTTACGCTTAGCCTTTAAACAATTACATGCCTTGATAGCAGGGAACAGCGTCAGCGCGCAGCCCTCTCTCTTGCAACAATGGCTAAGGAAAGCATAA
- a CDS encoding type II secretion system F family protein, which translates to MTVLFMGTLLFLSLGILSSILCYQLAHQRDLIVQRLSILNPNFSPKSTSLFAFLPTLKVNKKLNIQLLRAGFNNDNASLYFRLFKLVFMLLCFGAYLGYKHFSLTSLVLAEAAIVAMISGMVCERWLIARAKRITSNIALATPDALDLMVICVESGLTLEAMFGRVGQEMYQICPELSRQWLITEVELRLLEPRSRALKNLANRCAVVEIENLVISLSQAEKYGGSIAQTLRLIATDSRQKQYLSLEEKVGKIPAKMALPLVLLVMLPVVVLIVAPTFISLLSTLGEL; encoded by the coding sequence ATGACTGTATTGTTTATGGGTACCTTACTCTTTTTAAGCTTAGGGATCCTGAGCAGCATATTATGCTATCAGCTTGCCCATCAACGCGATCTGATTGTGCAAAGATTGAGTATTTTAAACCCTAACTTTTCACCAAAAAGCACCTCTTTGTTCGCGTTTTTACCCACTTTAAAAGTGAACAAAAAACTCAACATACAGCTACTACGGGCAGGCTTTAATAACGACAATGCAAGCCTCTATTTTCGCCTGTTTAAACTTGTTTTTATGTTGCTTTGCTTTGGAGCTTATCTTGGCTATAAACATTTTTCTTTAACCTCTTTAGTGCTTGCTGAAGCTGCCATTGTTGCAATGATAAGTGGCATGGTGTGTGAAAGATGGCTTATTGCTCGCGCTAAACGTATCACTTCAAATATTGCATTAGCAACACCTGACGCGCTTGATTTAATGGTTATTTGTGTAGAATCTGGGCTAACACTTGAAGCCATGTTTGGCCGTGTCGGCCAAGAAATGTATCAGATTTGCCCTGAGTTATCACGCCAATGGCTAATAACAGAAGTCGAGCTTCGTTTACTCGAACCACGCTCACGCGCATTAAAAAACTTAGCCAATCGCTGCGCTGTCGTAGAGATAGAAAATCTGGTGATCTCTTTATCACAAGCTGAAAAATACGGAGGATCTATTGCGCAAACGCTGCGTTTGATAGCAACAGATAGCCGTCAAAAACAATATCTATCGCTAGAAGAAAAAGTCGGAAAGATCCCCGCGAAAATGGCATTACCTTTAGTACTATTAGTCATGTTACCCGTCGTCGTGCTGATCGTTGCACCTACCTTTATTTCACTCTTAAGCACCTTGGGGGAACTATGA